One genomic region from Burkholderia latens encodes:
- the ada gene encoding bifunctional DNA-binding transcriptional regulator/O6-methylguanine-DNA methyltransferase Ada, giving the protein MKTAYPTDDARWGAVTARDPHADGAFFYAVRTTGVFCRPSCASRLPRREHVSFFANPADARAAGFRPCKRCQPEGLPRELEIVERACAVLDAHPERLTLQQLSDAVHVSPFHLQRLFKRVVGVSPRQYQAAQRGALLRAALQSGQPVTRAAADAGFNSPSRLYASVPRELGMAPSAFRRQGAGLRIDFATASTPLGTVLVAATEQGICRIAFGDEPASLVAELNDAFARAERVQSPSRLAPFIAQIRAYLDGTRHAFDLPLDIAPTAFQQRVWEALTRIPYGETRSYSEIAAALGSPHAVRAVASACASNPVALAIPCHRVVQKGGALAGYRWGVRRKATLLASEARHLRDDETEAVAEGDAV; this is encoded by the coding sequence ATGAAAACCGCCTACCCGACCGACGATGCCCGCTGGGGCGCCGTGACCGCCCGCGATCCGCATGCGGACGGCGCGTTCTTCTATGCGGTGCGCACCACCGGTGTGTTCTGCCGCCCGAGCTGCGCGTCGCGGCTGCCGCGGCGCGAGCACGTCTCATTCTTTGCCAATCCGGCCGACGCGCGCGCAGCCGGCTTCCGCCCGTGCAAGCGCTGCCAGCCCGAAGGGCTGCCGCGCGAGCTCGAGATCGTCGAGCGCGCGTGCGCGGTGCTGGACGCGCATCCGGAGCGGCTTACGCTGCAGCAGCTGAGCGACGCGGTGCACGTGAGTCCGTTCCATCTGCAACGGCTGTTCAAGCGGGTGGTCGGCGTGTCGCCGCGGCAGTACCAGGCCGCGCAGCGCGGCGCCCTACTGCGCGCTGCGCTGCAGAGCGGACAGCCGGTGACCCGCGCGGCCGCCGACGCGGGCTTCAACTCGCCGTCGCGGCTTTATGCGTCGGTGCCGCGCGAGCTCGGGATGGCGCCGTCCGCATTCCGCCGGCAGGGCGCGGGATTGCGGATCGACTTTGCGACCGCGTCGACTCCGCTCGGCACGGTGCTCGTCGCCGCAACCGAACAGGGCATCTGCCGGATCGCGTTCGGCGACGAACCGGCGTCGCTCGTCGCCGAGTTGAACGATGCGTTCGCGCGCGCCGAGCGCGTCCAATCGCCGTCGCGGCTCGCGCCTTTCATCGCGCAGATCCGCGCTTACCTGGACGGCACGCGGCACGCGTTCGACCTGCCGCTCGACATCGCCCCGACCGCATTCCAGCAGCGCGTGTGGGAAGCGCTGACGCGCATCCCGTACGGCGAAACGCGCAGCTATTCGGAGATCGCCGCGGCGCTCGGCTCGCCGCACGCGGTGCGGGCCGTCGCATCGGCGTGCGCGTCGAACCCGGTCGCGCTCGCGATCCCTTGCCATCGGGTCGTGCAGAAGGGCGGCGCGCTTGCCGGCTACCGCTGGGGCGTGCGGCGCAAGGCGACGCTGCTCGCGTCCGAGGCGCGTCATCTGCGCGACGATGAAACCGAAGCCGTTGCGGAGGGCGACGCAGTTTGA
- the gshA gene encoding glutamate--cysteine ligase codes for MSNTMTHRQSELLLNRLEALSSGPTRQHLPDGLRGIEKESLRVTRDGMIAFTPHPRALGSALTHPSLTTDYSEALIELITPAEADASITLERLDDLHRYVYASLGDEMLWNDSMPGLLPADDEIPIADYGTSNIGRLKTVYRRGLAYRYGRTMQCIAGIHYNYSLHEEVWRRLHAEEGSTATLVDYQSERYLAQIRNFRRRSWLLMYLFGASPALDTKFLRGKPHKLDAFDADTLYLPYATSLRMSDLGYSNTTAQAALQVDYNTLPGYLDALSKAVSEPYPPYEAIGTHRDGEWIQINTNVLQIENEFYSTIRPKRITYSGERPLHALASRGVQYIEVRCLDIDPFEPTGIALETARFIDAFLLACALDESPALDCDGYKEANANFGSVTMEGRKPGLTLMRDGQPVTLQAWADDLMTDIETVGRRLDEIRGGDEHARAIAAQREKLADPERTPSARVLRTMRENGQSFLAFARAHSEAHAAHFRANPPSAETMRAEQALAAKSLAEQAELEAKEAGSFDAFVAAYRAYTLNRFSV; via the coding sequence ATGTCGAACACCATGACTCACCGCCAGTCCGAACTGCTGCTGAATCGTCTCGAAGCGCTGAGCTCGGGCCCGACGCGGCAGCATCTGCCCGACGGCCTGCGCGGCATCGAAAAGGAAAGCCTGCGCGTGACGCGCGACGGGATGATCGCGTTTACGCCGCATCCGCGCGCGCTCGGTTCGGCACTCACGCATCCGTCGTTGACGACCGACTATTCCGAAGCGCTGATCGAACTGATCACGCCGGCCGAAGCCGACGCTTCGATCACGCTCGAACGCCTCGACGATCTGCACCGCTACGTGTACGCGTCGCTCGGCGACGAGATGCTGTGGAACGACTCGATGCCGGGCCTGCTGCCGGCCGACGATGAAATCCCGATCGCGGACTACGGCACGTCGAACATCGGCCGCCTGAAGACGGTGTACCGGCGCGGCCTGGCGTATCGCTACGGCCGCACGATGCAGTGCATCGCCGGGATCCACTACAACTATTCGCTGCACGAGGAAGTGTGGCGGCGCCTGCACGCGGAAGAGGGCTCGACGGCCACGCTCGTCGACTATCAATCGGAACGCTATCTCGCGCAGATCCGCAACTTCCGCCGCCGCAGCTGGCTGTTGATGTACCTGTTCGGCGCATCGCCGGCGCTCGATACGAAATTCCTGCGCGGCAAACCGCACAAGCTCGACGCGTTCGATGCCGATACGCTGTACCTGCCGTATGCGACGAGCCTGCGGATGAGCGACCTCGGTTACTCGAACACGACCGCGCAAGCGGCGCTGCAGGTCGACTACAACACGCTGCCGGGCTATCTCGACGCGTTGTCGAAGGCGGTGAGCGAGCCGTATCCGCCGTACGAGGCGATCGGCACGCATCGCGACGGCGAGTGGATCCAGATCAACACGAACGTGCTGCAGATCGAGAACGAGTTCTACTCGACGATCCGGCCGAAGCGCATCACGTATTCGGGCGAGCGTCCGCTGCATGCGCTCGCGTCGCGCGGCGTCCAGTACATCGAAGTGCGCTGCCTCGACATCGATCCGTTCGAGCCGACCGGCATCGCACTCGAGACCGCGCGCTTCATCGATGCGTTCCTGCTTGCATGCGCGCTCGACGAGAGCCCCGCGCTCGACTGCGACGGGTACAAGGAAGCGAATGCGAACTTCGGCAGCGTGACGATGGAGGGCCGCAAGCCGGGCCTCACGCTGATGCGCGATGGCCAGCCGGTCACGCTTCAGGCATGGGCCGACGACCTGATGACCGATATCGAAACCGTCGGGCGCCGGCTCGACGAGATTCGCGGCGGCGACGAGCATGCACGCGCGATTGCCGCGCAGCGCGAGAAGCTCGCCGATCCCGAGCGTACGCCGTCGGCGCGCGTGCTGCGCACGATGCGCGAGAACGGCCAGTCGTTCCTCGCGTTTGCGCGGGCGCACAGTGAAGCGCATGCCGCGCACTTCCGTGCGAACCCGCCGTCGGCGGAGACGATGCGCGCCGAGCAGGCGCTCGCGGCGAAGTCGCTGGCCGAGCAGGCCGAGCTCGAAGCGAAGGAGGCAGGATCGTTCGACGCATTCGTCGCGGCCTATCGCGCCTATACGCTGAACCGCTTCAGCGTGTGA
- a CDS encoding VOC family protein, translating into MKPTIRAIDHVVLRVTDMAAMTRFYCDAVGCHVEKEQPDLGLVQLRAGDALIDLLAVGGPIDRPDSGPPGTGRNLDHLCLRAEPFDVDALTRHFAAYGARPAAPAERYGAGGYGPSIYLFDPEGNMLEFKGPPAPPG; encoded by the coding sequence ATGAAACCGACCATCCGCGCGATCGATCACGTCGTGCTGCGCGTGACCGACATGGCTGCGATGACGCGCTTTTACTGCGACGCCGTCGGCTGCCACGTGGAGAAGGAACAGCCGGACCTCGGCCTCGTCCAGTTGCGCGCCGGCGACGCGCTGATCGATTTGCTGGCGGTCGGCGGCCCGATCGACCGCCCCGACAGCGGGCCGCCCGGCACCGGCCGCAATCTCGACCATTTGTGCCTGCGCGCCGAGCCGTTCGACGTCGACGCGCTTACCCGGCATTTCGCCGCGTATGGCGCGCGCCCCGCCGCGCCGGCCGAGCGCTACGGCGCCGGCGGCTATGGCCCGTCGATCTATCTGTTCGATCCCGAGGGAAACATGCTGGAGTTCAAGGGGCCGCCTGCGCCGCCCGGCTGA
- a CDS encoding DUF4148 domain-containing protein — MKTMKPAACALLLIGAAVTAQAEAASTLTRAEVRHELAELQAAGYRANLASGPDFPENMQRIMQRAAQARGDEAGYGSAGDAKMESGKPALPHAIDRDTYAHH; from the coding sequence ATGAAAACCATGAAACCGGCAGCGTGCGCGTTGCTGCTGATCGGCGCGGCCGTCACCGCGCAAGCCGAGGCCGCGTCGACGCTGACGCGTGCGGAAGTCCGCCACGAACTCGCGGAGCTACAGGCCGCCGGCTACCGGGCGAACCTTGCGAGCGGTCCCGACTTCCCGGAGAACATGCAACGGATCATGCAGCGCGCCGCGCAGGCGCGCGGCGATGAGGCCGGCTACGGCAGCGCAGGCGATGCGAAGATGGAATCGGGGAAGCCGGCACTGCCGCACGCGATCGATCGCGACACGTACGCGCATCACTGA
- a CDS encoding DNA-3-methyladenine glycosylase family protein translates to MSIETTTIASIAEGGQVPPSAQMELRFKAPYDWARVLRFFSGRAIPGVEQVVDGAYRRIIDLHGDAGRLTVTKHPRRHALIATIDGAAARHVDDAFAHRVASMFDLGADPAAIGGGLARDPWFAPLVAAAPGLRVPGAWSGFELAVRAIVGQQVSVKAATTIVGRLVQRAGERVMRDDRMPAPDGAPAWRFPAPDALAACDLEKIGMPGKRAAALTGMARAVAAGHVPLDPAHADLDTLRRAWLDLPGIGPWTVEYIAMRAWRDPDAWPASDLVLMQSIAARDPSLDRLASQKRRTDGWRPWRAYAALHLWNDVADRAGGARGG, encoded by the coding sequence TTGAGCATCGAAACAACCACGATTGCGTCGATCGCGGAGGGCGGCCAGGTGCCGCCGTCCGCGCAGATGGAACTGCGCTTCAAGGCGCCGTACGACTGGGCACGCGTGCTGCGCTTTTTCAGCGGGCGGGCGATTCCGGGTGTCGAGCAGGTCGTGGACGGCGCGTATCGCCGGATCATCGATCTGCATGGCGACGCGGGCCGGCTCACGGTCACGAAGCATCCGCGCCGGCATGCGCTGATCGCAACGATCGACGGGGCGGCCGCACGCCACGTCGACGACGCGTTCGCGCACCGCGTCGCGTCGATGTTCGACCTCGGCGCCGACCCGGCCGCGATCGGCGGCGGCCTTGCGCGCGATCCGTGGTTCGCGCCGCTCGTGGCGGCCGCGCCGGGGCTGCGCGTGCCGGGCGCATGGTCGGGGTTCGAACTCGCGGTGCGCGCGATCGTCGGTCAGCAGGTGAGCGTGAAGGCCGCGACGACGATCGTCGGCCGGCTCGTCCAGCGGGCCGGCGAGCGCGTCATGCGCGATGACCGGATGCCGGCGCCGGACGGGGCGCCCGCATGGCGCTTTCCGGCGCCGGACGCGCTCGCCGCGTGCGATCTGGAGAAGATCGGGATGCCCGGCAAGCGGGCCGCGGCGCTGACGGGCATGGCGCGTGCGGTCGCGGCCGGCCACGTGCCGCTCGACCCCGCGCACGCCGATCTCGACACGCTGCGCCGCGCGTGGCTCGACCTGCCCGGCATCGGCCCGTGGACCGTCGAATACATCGCGATGCGCGCGTGGCGCGACCCCGACGCATGGCCGGCGTCGGACCTCGTGCTGATGCAGTCGATCGCCGCGCGCGATCCGTCGCTCGACCGCCTCGCGAGCCAGAAGCGCCGCACCGACGGCTGGCGGCCGTGGCGCGCGTACGCCGCGCTGCATCTGTGGAACGACGTCGCGGACCGGGCCGGCGGCGCGCGCGGCGGATGA
- a CDS encoding YaeQ family protein produces the protein MALKSTIYKAELQIADMDRHYYADHALTVARHPSETDDRMMVRIVAFALFAHERLEFCKGLSDVDEPDLWQKDLTGAIDVWIEAGQPDERRISKAAGRAGQVTVIAYGGKTSDIWWQGVRSKVERLRNVQVLSLADGVAAALGRLAERTMRLQCTVQDGAAWISSADHDPVAVEWTVLKPRADA, from the coding sequence ATGGCGCTGAAATCCACGATCTACAAAGCCGAGCTGCAAATCGCCGACATGGATCGGCACTATTACGCCGATCACGCGTTGACGGTCGCTCGTCATCCGTCGGAAACCGACGACCGGATGATGGTACGTATCGTCGCGTTCGCGCTGTTCGCGCACGAGCGTCTCGAATTCTGCAAGGGGCTGTCGGACGTCGACGAACCGGATTTGTGGCAGAAAGACCTGACGGGCGCGATCGACGTGTGGATCGAGGCCGGGCAGCCCGACGAACGGCGTATCTCGAAGGCCGCCGGACGCGCGGGCCAGGTCACGGTGATCGCGTACGGCGGCAAGACTTCGGATATCTGGTGGCAAGGCGTGCGCAGCAAGGTGGAGCGGCTGCGCAACGTGCAGGTGCTGTCGCTGGCCGACGGCGTCGCGGCCGCGCTCGGCCGTCTGGCCGAGCGCACGATGCGCCTGCAGTGCACGGTACAGGATGGCGCTGCGTGGATCTCGAGCGCCGACCACGATCCGGTCGCGGTCGAATGGACGGTGCTGAAGCCGCGCGCCGACGCGTGA
- the sap1 gene encoding surface attachment protein Sap1 has protein sequence MMKRTGVLFALVGAFCAVSIAQAGGDAAVKPKQEIQLTKNAWGCLSKDNLDSVLSHERDGKSQAKQQYFDDFRCLSVPEGQRFRVVSVDQGDVQFVSADNSDQQGLWTDSRFVKQ, from the coding sequence ATGATGAAGCGAACCGGTGTCCTTTTTGCCCTTGTCGGTGCATTTTGCGCGGTGTCAATCGCTCAGGCAGGCGGTGATGCGGCCGTGAAGCCGAAGCAGGAAATCCAGCTGACGAAGAACGCATGGGGCTGCCTGTCGAAAGACAATCTGGACTCCGTACTGAGCCACGAGCGTGACGGCAAGTCGCAGGCGAAGCAGCAGTATTTCGACGATTTCCGTTGCCTGTCGGTGCCGGAAGGCCAGCGCTTCCGCGTGGTGTCGGTCGATCAGGGCGACGTCCAGTTCGTCAGCGCCGACAACAGCGACCAGCAGGGTCTCTGGACCGATTCGCGCTTCGTCAAGCAGTAA